Proteins found in one Triticum aestivum cultivar Chinese Spring chromosome 4D, IWGSC CS RefSeq v2.1, whole genome shotgun sequence genomic segment:
- the LOC123098480 gene encoding fibroin heavy chain codes for MAKISSSTVVLLVFLVSSWGALPVLSRGGLEDGGGGPNGGIGANVGLQKSVGANIGVGANGGAGAGAGAGIGANVGVGANVGANAGLGAGANGNGGAGLGVGAHKSIGANVGVGANGGAGAGAGAGIGANVGVGANVGANAGLGAGANGNGGAGLGVGAHKSIGANVGVGANGGAGAGVGAGLGANVGIGANVGANAGLGGGAGAGAGAGANGGANIGAGIGANVGANAGLGVGAHKGIGAGAGLGANVGIGANVGANAGLGGGANGGAGVGANGGANVGVGIGANVGANAGLGVGAHKGIGVGGGVGK; via the exons ATGGCGAAGATTTCTAGTAGCACCGTTGTTCTCCTGGTGTTTCTCGTCTCGTCGTGGGGGGCATTGCCGGTGCTGTCCCGTGGAGGCCTGGAGGATGGAGGAGGCGG GCCAAACGGTGGTATCGGTGCTAATGTTGGGCTTCAAAAGTCTGTCGGTGCTAATATTGGTGTTGGTGCGAATGGAggcgctggtgctggtgctggtgctggcaTTGGAGCAAATGTAGGTGTTGGAGCAAATGTAGGTGCCAATGCTGGTCTTGGTGCCGGTGCAAATGGAAATGGTGGTGCTGGTCTTGGTGTCGGTGCACATAAATCTATTGGTGCTAATGTTGGTGTTGGTGCGAATGGAggcgctggtgctggtgctggtgctggcaTTGGAGCAAATGTAGGTGTTGGAGCAAATGTAGGTGCCAATGCTGGTCTTGGTGCCGGTGCAAATGGAAATGGTGGTGCTGGTCTTGGTGTCGGTGCACATAAATCTATTGGTGCTAATGTTGGTGTTGGTGCGAATGGAGGCGCTGGTGCTGGTGTTGGTGCTGGCCTTGGAGCAAACGTAGGTATTGGAGCAAATGTAGGTGCCAATGCTGGTCTTGGTGgcggtgctggtgctggtgctggtgctggtgcgaATGGGGGCGCTAACATTGGAGCTGGCATTGGAGCAAATGTAGGTGCCAATGCCGGTCTTGGTGTCGGTGCACATAAAGGTATTGGTGCTGGTGCTGGTCTTGGAGCAAATGTAGGTATTGGAGCAAATGTAGGTGCCAATGCTGGTCTTGGTGGCGGTGCAAACGGTGGTGCTGGTGTTGGTGCGAATGGAGGCGCTAACGTTGGAGTTGGCATTGGAGCAAATGTAGGTGCCAATGCCGGTCTTGGTGTCGGTGCACATAAAggtattggtgttggtggtggtgtTGGCAAATGA